The Phyllopteryx taeniolatus isolate TA_2022b chromosome 19, UOR_Ptae_1.2, whole genome shotgun sequence genome includes the window CACTCTGCCAGACAGGCCTCGGTGCCGCTCAATGGACCCGGTTCCCTCAGCCTCTCGCAGTAGAAAGCGCAGCCCTGCAGCAGCCACACCACCACCCCGAGCAGAGCGCGACACAGCCCGATGCATTCCTCGGCTTTCCCGTGGCAGCTTCAGAGTCACAAGGGTGCAATTTAAACAAGAGGgaaatatttcttttattttcattttagtacGATAGTGTAGTGTGCACATTAAACATAAATGACTTACGTGAGACGATGGCAAAACATGTCCATGATCTCCAGGAGAGACTTAACGCACAGATCCCTTGAAAAATCATCAAACTACAAAGAGACAGGCATTTTTATTAGACCTCCTGCATCTTAGTTTATATACTAAAAACTGAATGCAGTCAACCCTTGCCGATTTCGCTATTTTGCAAAATGTTCTCATTTTAGCGGAGGAGTAGCTAGCGCTGGCCACTGGCTAATAGCGTGACGGAAGATTCCAGGTGAGGTTCCTTGTTGTGTTGACTGCTGATGCTGGAGAAAGCATGGTGGTAATCTCCACAAGATGGCGCAGAGAAAGGTCCAAATCGCTATTGGCAGTGGTTGAATTTAACAGCTGATAAACTGCTAACGGAAATCAACCCAACATAAGGTACAGTAAGTGCCCAACTCAATCTAAAAGAGTCGTTTGAGAAATAGgtacactatttaaaaaaaaaaaaaaaaaaggttatccaTCTATCATAGTCAAAAACGTCTTAAAATGGCTTATAGGAAAGAAGTAATTGGCTATTTATGTGGGTTGCAGAGTGGTGGCATACAGTGGAttttttcaacatcaaataggcAACCCatgtatttttaagggtaatctAATAtctgagtttgaaatgatattgtgtgttttttgaacatGCGTGGTGTATATTTAGTGTTTAAATGATCACTATAAACTAATGATTGTCAGTGCTGTATGGGGACAATTTATATATAGCTTAtttgcaatgtgttttattgtaaTCATAATTCatgtacagtttttttattttcctatattcaaGCGCTGCGTTTATACATACCGtgacagtggcttacaataatattgaatacactttttaggaataaagccTCTGTCTTGTCTTTGATGAAACTTAGGTCTACTAAGGTACTGCATTTTAATCTTGGTCATGAAGGTGGTAGTTACTGTTACAGGCAGGCAATACATTTCTATTAGATTTTTTAAGCGGGGCATCTATACTGCTCACAAATTTTTGCTACGTGCAAAAGGTCTTTGTCTCTTATGGCGAGGGTTGACTGTATTGTCGTGGCTATGATGATATGAGTACGTCACCTTGCTAATGGGTACGAGCACGCTCGAATAAGACACCATCTGTCGACAGAGAGTGGGAGTAATTGTCAAAGATTGCAAATGACTCAGCTAACAGACACATTTTTAGGTTTCATCTCTTACCTGTGAACTTATGGCATATTTCAGATAAGACAATATAAGTGGGTTAGGAGATGGACCAATCAACGCCTGTTCCATTAAAGCTTCTGGAAGATACACAAAGGGGAAGAAAACACTGTAAGAAGCGGCTAATATTTagggtgggccaaaagtaggtatatactatacattttttaaattaattgtttttttatttaacacaaaaacaaaaaattcagaTACTGCGAATAATGGCAAATAATTGAAGTTAATAACAAAGAAAGTGGATTCTAAGTCAGTTTTGGGCAGGTACCAGAAAAGTAGCTTTAGGGAGGGAAGAAAAGAATATGAAAGGAAAAGGAGAGGAAGGGAAGGAAAGGAAgataaaataaggaaaaaggaaggaaggatgccAGGAAAAAAGTCTGAGAGCAAAGGAAGCAGGAAAGAGATCAGATAGGAAGGAAAGATGACAAGTAGGTTTagggatggaaggaaggatgtatgaataaaaaaaaaaagatgtgagaGTTGGTAGAAAGgaggtcaggaaaaaaaagaggccaggggggggaaaaaaaacctaaaagtaatacaatatttaattttcaagtgTTTACCTACTTTTGTCTCACCCAGTATAATAATACTATGAGAAGTTCCAACCTGCGAGGTTAAGATACTCCCACGTTGCTCCCTTTGGAAAGTTCTTCTTGATATTAACAGCCCACTGGTAGTCACTCCAGCGCTCCTTCCAAGCCTGCAGAATGGCTTGCTTCAGGTTTACCACCTTCATtctggggaggggaaaaaaaatgcctcacATAAAACACAAGTTGAAGACAACCCGCAATGGTCAGTGGATGCCGTCCATTCTATGACAATCTTTGAATGGATGCTAGGCTTTCGCTAGCTATACATTCATTGACTTCTTGAGCCGTGTAAAATATAATACCAGAAGAAAAAACCCCGCTCAAATAAGTCCTAGATTATTTCCTTACCTTGAGTTATGTGTTTAAATTCGTAACATATGTGTGTTTGAAGCACTCGGCGTTAATGTTCCTCAGCATCTGATCGACAGCGACGCCATTTTGCTTTCAGTGACGGGAGCGATCATTGGTTGAAGCTCGGACATAGCAATATTCTCTCTGCGGATTGGCTAAATCGaagacaataataaaacaaccaCTAGATGCCGCGCTTCACCACCATATTGTGAAACTTGAGAGAAACGTAAGTtgcaaagtacaaataaaaccCTTTCggtataaatgtaataatatgtcACCGGAAGAGGATAAGGTATTAAATAAACTTAGTCATATTTGGACTTGAATTTGGTTTAGGAGGCATCAGCATACTCACATCTTTGTGAAGCGTCACTTCATCTCTACAGCATCCTcctcggctgacactgacagcagtgctacggCAATTGGCAACTGGCAAGAGCATCTGGCTCTTGCTGTTGTCGGTTACGCATAATCGGTGTCACtgtaaaaaaaggttgaaaactTTGGTAGTTTTGATAAAAACTGTTATTCCACTGGGATAACCctgcttcattttcctcacaacgctatatatataaatcaattATCCCATACCACACCGTTATAAAATCTCATACATTCAAgtacaaacacatacaaaatgagaaaacaattACAGGTTGAATTGTCATCGATtagagagaaaaataaagtattttaaaatggaTAGTTCCTTTTCAATTACCCTGtacacaaacagccattcacattcacgtctatggacaatttagagtcttcaccgCACCTTTTCTTGAAATCATTCTTGTGCAAAAATGCAGAATTGATCCTCTTCAAAGTAAATGTACCACAATTTTGaaaaagtgttcttttttttgggggggggggggagaataaaCTATCACAGTCTCCTTTTGCTCTCGGCTGTGCATCATCGTTTATAAAGGGACATTGTACCCTATTCAAAACAGAGAGACTACTGGAGGCACTGGAGGTCCCATGAAGGTAACAAAGGCGTCCATTCTTCCTGACACTGGAGACGTCCTGCTGGCAGGAGATGAGCCCTCTGTCCTGGCACGATGCAGGCAGGTAAGGCCATGGTGGCCTGATGGGCTCTTTAGTAATTTCTTATCTATTTTCCTTCCACTGGGAGATGAATTTGAGAAGGGCGCTGACAGGGGAACGAACCTGTTGTGGCATCTCTGTGTCCATTCTCACGCTTTTGGACAGATGCACTTTTGTTTATTGAAGCTTACATCAGCACAAAACAAGCGACATGTTGTTGAGTTTACAAAATCAAGAGAATTTAGCAAGATTATTTCAATGTGTATACAGTTGCAaggaaaagtatgtgaaccatTTCACTTACTAATCGGTTGAGCCTCTTTTCGCAGCAATAACTCCAACCTAACATTCACTGTATTTGCAGCTCATGCAATGGGatctcaatagggttgaggtcaggactctgactGGGAGTCTATAgaaggcatttttttcttcttctgttgaAGCCATTCAGCTCATGGAAAGTGTTTCTATGGTAtcagtttaagcagactgtttgtCTGTAGTTGTGACTTATATGAAtatcagatcacattttatgaccaatccTGCATATGCAAAAATCCAGGTAATGTAATTCGAAAAGGATTCACATTTTCCTTGCAACTGTATGTTTCTTGAGTGGTGTTTATTTTACTGGTGCTTTGAGCCCTACCGTATAAGATGCACTGCTACCTTTAAAGCAAATCACACAATGCATTGCAATTAAATGAAGAAACCCTTAAGGAGAGACTGAATGGTGAGCATCAATCTCTATATTTTGCCCCGATGCGGATAATCTTTATGGAACGAAATCCAAACAGTGACTcatgacttttatttatttgtattcatttttccaCTAGAACAGTTTTAGAGTTTCCCCACATTATACTTCACTTAACTGCTAGATCATTTATATCcatttatatttagtgagaatCACATCTATCTGGGGCCCTTCGGGCAAGGTTAATTATCTATGGTGAGGAATCCGGAAATGAGAGTGAGCCCCCTCGGGTTGTCCATTCATGTCACTTCATGAATCATCATGGATACAATAGGCACGTACCCGAGCAGAGAGGGTCGTAGTGTTGAACCAACCGCCTCCTTCAAGTAAGTACAGGCACTCTGGCAAATCTGAGGTCGCAGTCACTTGTAGATAAGATGACGACTTTGTCATTCGTGCGAGTAGTTAGTGTTTTCCGTTGACTTCTTACTGGAGCGATTTAAAGTTGTTATTTCTAAGATGCAATGGGGACATTTCATAATTAATACTCTTTGAACTGAAAAGGTAATGAGTCTCAGGTGCATAGAAATGCAAGGAGCTAATTGGTCGGACACAAGGAAGTGGGTGTGACTGATGACACAAGCTGAAATTAGCGCTATAGCTGAAACTAACACTGTAATTAGAGGTAATAATACTCCTAACATAAGTCCAAAATGACACTTTGGGGTTGCACTTTGTGTGGTGAAacacttaaaggtcccatattttggctatttaaacctccatagagtgactctctaacatggacttagtataaaaatgtcaattatcttaaaaaacaccttggttttgtcataccagtgtccagaaaaggcccctctgagaAGCTACTTCcatttgacccagttttgtatccgctttgtccatatttggctatgACTGCCCcttttcttctgattggttgcttccgtgtagaagacccacttgtgagagtgCACGTGTTTGTTACgctgacagcgctggctcgggagcggaaaggaaAGGCGGAgatcgctagtgacgtagataagcttgaaaAATTCGAATGATCTGATTTCCATGCCTCACAGCAGAAAAAACATCaagaactcaggaatgcgtgaattattttaattcatatttcacatgtttactgaggcaccgtaGAGCCaaaattacatcccaaatactaaaaaaatccagtttggcaaaatatgtcccctttaacacCATTTCTTTCGAtcaatttaaattaaacaacaCCCGATTTTAATTTCAAGATTCATTCCGGATGTGTAACAAAGTCATTTTACATCATTTTAATCCTTCTACTGTTTGTACCATCACAATAAATCTTTGCGCTTTCTACCTTTTAGTCTTGACTATATCGCATCCATTACACCGACTCTATGTAAAGTTTATCAACATAAACTAAAGTTTCCCCTTGAAATTTTAAAATGCCATGGCTTTACAGCCTTGATCTGGCTCCAAGTCTTTGTTAggtgttgtttttcatagtATTTGAGAAAAGACGTGTACGCGTCTGTGTGTGCAGGCCCCAGCTGGCTGTTCTCTGGGAGCCACAGAAGGGACAATCCCGTGAGATCCTGGTTCCAAACTTTGCTATTGCATAATTCAAATCAAATGGTGAGGTGTAAAATTCATATCCGTATGTCTTTTGTTtaacactttttcttttgttcttttccttacaaaggaaaaaaaaaatgttagcatttgtgttaaaatatgtgATTTTGATAATGCTAGCGTGTAACCAAAAGGGTGAAACAAATGGCTCAGCTACAGTGCGTCCACCTCTGCTGAGATATTTCTCATGTACTGAACACAAACCACAGATTTAAACGTAGCAGTGTACGAGTCTGAGTATGGAGTGTACTCGAGTTGACCaacacaacacagcacaccacacatgGCAGTATCTCCGTCGATAGTTGCGAGTCTCCTCCTCCAAACCATAGGTCTgacgtagtaccaagactgacctgtgagaggcagcatggcgTCACAGGGCATCCAAATTGCCTACAAAATTAAAAGCACAcacagtagtagtagaagaagaaatagaagaagctaggctaactgctagcttatctggtaactacagTGTGTTCGGAAAGCCACTGTGCACTGACTTGTTTCAATATAGAATATATATGCGCTAGGGCTCCAATGATTAATTGAATAACTtgaataattcaattacaaaaaaaggtcgatgcaaaatctctgcctcgaacATTGTTCCACACTGACTAATGTGAGTGCGGACGCACACACCACTCTGTCTTTAAATAAGTTGGCGGGATGGCAATGGGACAGGAGGATACAGTTCGTAAAAGAATGTCCAAAGGTGGGGATTATTACACACCTACAAAAAGATTTAAGTGCAACCTATTGGAAAAGCAGAAGTGGCTTACACAACAGCACAGCTACGAACGCTGACACAAGGTAACGTAAACATTGTTagttaatttaatatagcctgcCACTACTTGTTAGAATTGTAGACACATAGACACGGCCACCGGTGCACTCtcaatcactttattgaacaaaagaaactgttataagcacattcatacataaGCTTGTATGGCCCACAACTGCCACCCAGTCAacacgcagactggctaacggttagccagttGACTGCTAGCTGCTAGCCTGAGCCAACAACAGCCAACTTTAacgccacacacattcaaagtgtGTACGCcgctttaaaatgtaaatgagcAATGGATTGGATATGTTCTCATTTTCATAACGTTTCTGAAAACCCCCGGaagaaccccaaaaaaaaaaaaccattctcTATTATCCATCTGGATCTCAGTTTCTGAGTAGTTTATCTCAACATGACCTTGATTGTCCGGAACTTCTCTGTGTCTAATCCTACTGTGATGCTACTATCATATCACACAGCGGCTATTAAAAGTCAGCTCATTTTCAAAGCTGAGTGTTCCTCAACAGCGATCTGAAAATCAGTTCTGTTTTTGTTGAGTTTGTGCTCATTAACGCTATTAATCCAGAAGGAATCTTCCCTTGTCGCTGTCCTCAAGTGTTACGTAAAGAAATTTAGCAGAAGGCCTCAACGTGGCTTGTGTGCGCCCATTGTGTTTCCGTGCTGAGACCTGATCTGAGCGCAGCCAGTGGCCAGCATGATAATCCTAAATCTGTCACTAGCTGTTCATGGGCAATTTAATCACCACGACCTGAATCATTTAAGAACAACCGATCCCATGCAAATAGTTTGGGATTATTTATGATTAATAAATAACGTGAAGAGTTACAGCTACGTCTGATCTATCCTGCGGAATACATGCACATGTAATAATCTGATATGTTGGACTGCCATAACAGAATTTGATGCTAAAAAAAGGGATTTGACTGACCCATTGATCTGATCAAATCCTCTTGTCAAGTTCAGTTTTGGCCAAAATGCCCGTGGCCCCTCTGCTTGCTTGTGTGTCATCGTGATTAATTGATGAACCTTCTTGAATAATTGGCCCAAGACCATGGAATCATTTGGCTGTGGTGACATgaatcttggtctcatcttgAAGCACCCTTCATGGTGATGTATTACCTTAGCAACCACTTCGACCGCTGATTAGTAGTTAGGCCTGGGTCtcagaaacatacaaacaacaaacaattattttttcactttgtttatttaaattacTTATGCGACTGAATGAAAATCAAAGACCCAGTAGACAATTCACTGGGCATAGGAAGACTTCTACAGAggtcaaagttttttttccaatcatcCCTTTGAGAGAAATATCGCATTAAAATGCGCTAAATTGAACTTGAAtcaaaagataaagaaaaaagacattaaATCCACATTTCGGGCCAATAGTGATTCACTGTTGAATTCTGATAAAAACAGATACAAATGGATCATAaagtggatgaatggatggatgtattctatcaaaaagaaatttgcataaaaaaataagatgcgtTACTCAGCCAATTCTGTAATGTTCCTATGCTATTACACTATgaggttttcatatttttattatcattatataaaacatctgacaaaaaaaacacaaatctggGCTaatatcatttgaaatgtttgcgACACTTCACCTTATTTTAAACCACTAAATGTGTGTGATCAGGTGTCGAGAAACATCGGCATTTAAATCCTTCCCAGAAGGCAATGAGCTCTTGTTCTCTGAAAAATAGTCTTTGTATCATACTTCATGctttggaaataaaataaaataaaatcaacacgTGACCAATAAATGTCAGGAATCCAAGTAAGTGTACCCTATATGTAAggggtttaaagtgacaagaaaatgaaaagacagaCATTCTGACCAACGTGACAAACTTTTCATGGTCCTTTCCTGAGCTATCAATTTCCTGTTTCTTCCATACACATATCAAATATATTCTTCTGAAAGATTTTGCACCTTATTGCTTTACGCTCAAATGTAAGTCTACAATTAACATAACATATTAGTTATTGATAGCTACTTTCTAACGCTAGATGGATTTGTATtaccattttgtctttttttccccctttaatgGAACTTTATTTCAGTGATAGGAATAtgtaaaagtaaatgttttagtTGATCAGGTTTCTTTCTACCTATGTTATTTCATGAATGTTCTTTTTGTAATGAATACATAGGAGCATACTGCATCTAAACTGTATCTAAACcgtcattaatttatttagtaaTACCAATGTTTTTCGTATGCCGTTATGAAGTCATCAAAAAGAATactttattattcattaatttcaaaagaagcagtgaaaaaataaagtcaaagcTGTGCTTCAGTGTTTATTGCTTCCACCCAAGCTTTGCATCTTCTGTGTTACCCTATTGATCAAATCCAGTTGTCCATAGGATGTAAtgtcatatgatcaaaacaagaaTTTGTAATTATTAATGTTGCATCTTTCTTGACCAGAAGCCACTCTCgggcaaataaatacatttgggtgTCTTCTAATATACTGTCTATActaagaaaatatttgtttctaatTATTATGACTGACATGTGTGAGATATGTATGTAATAATTACATAATGTTGCTCAAACCATAATAtcatataataatatacattttttttgaatcaagtattttaaatatgatCTTCTCTATCCTATCCCCTGACATTGTGAACAATATGCATAGATTAGTTTTTGAAGAGCAAATAACagaaaagttgttttgttttgtttgttgttgttttagttgtTGTTAAACTTCTCCattatatgaaaacaaatatataatgtCTGATAGTATCATGAAACGCATTCATATTTTGTCTCACATATCAGGTTATGCTGAAAGTTAAATGACAAATGATAATGTATAAGGTGCTTGTTTTCATGGATTAACAGTTGAGAACCCCGTCATTGggaaaaagtgtgggtgttgaaataCCTACATCCCCTACTGGTACCATTACATGTTGCATTTGACTTGTGTAAGTTTTTTGTTGAACCCTTAGCAGTGCAAGTAATGTTGCCATCTCACATGAGAATAGTGATGTTCTCACTGACTTGTGAGCAGGGCTTTGATTATGGCTCATTGCATTTTCAATGTGCCACTGAACTCAAGTCCAGCAAATTATGCAAATAATAAGAATGTTGTGCTCAAGAACAGGTCGATGGGCCAAATTCTTCTTTTATAATAGGTGCTTTTAGAAATTgggagaacacacaaacaattaagAAATGTATTTACACCTTAAATTGGATGATGTCAATTTGTCATAGCGTAATAGTATTGTTAATACACACAAAGTGACCATGTGAAAAAGATTCAAGTTTCCATGAAGGAAGAAGGTCTTTCTCTAGACTTTTCCTTGATTGTAGACATTCCTCACCGCGATTTTCTAAGCTGCATACTCTTAGTTTGCAACATTCACTCCAGTTATGTCCCTTTTTCTCTCTCAGTCTCGCACAGTAGTCAATGTTTCCTGTGGCACTTTGCATTGTTCTGCATTTTTAGAGGAGAGCCTGGATCTAAAAGCAAGGGTCATATTTCTGACTCTCTCCGATAAGACCTTTGATCCAGAGTTCTGGTGGCCTGTAAGCGTTCAAACTCATGTCGGCTGTTCCGGTCTGGACTGAGGTTTGCCAGTACTCTACTCCCACCACctacatcctcctcctcctcctcctcctcgtcacgGTTTAAGAAAGCCAGCTCGTTTTCGTAGCAGAATGAGTTTGAACTCGGAACAAGGAATTTGTTCTCCAACATGTCCTTGGCACTGCATCGAGGGGTGGACGGCACCTCATAGGTTTTGTGAAAGTGAGCGTAATCCACCTTATAAAGGTTCTTCTCCTCAAACAAGACCGGCTCAAACCTGTGCCCCCAAaggatctcggaagctaagtaGGAACTGCGAGCCTGAGTGGTCATGGCCGTTGCTTCCACCATTCCCTCCAAGATGACGACAATCTCAAAGTCAGATGTCTCTAGATCCTGTTTGCTGACCCCAAAAAGGGGGCTCTCCTCATCTATTTCATGGAGAATAGTTATGGGTGAAACCAAGAAAATCCTGTCCAGGCCTTTGTCAAAGCCCACATTGATGTCTAATTGGTCGAGAGGAATATACTCCCCTTCATCGGTGATCCGAGGCTTGATGAGCTGTGCCCTCACGTGGGCCTCCACAATGTGGCTCTTGCGAAGGTTTCCAACCCGCCACATGAGACACAGTTTTCTATCTCGCATCGCAATGACAGCATTGTGGCTAAACAACAGTGTTTGTGCTCGCTTCTTAGGCCTTGCCATCTTGGCCATGATAGCACCAATCATGAAGCAGTCAATGATGCAGCCCACTATAGATTGGAACACCACCATGAAGACCGCTACGGGACATTCCTCAGTGACACATCGGTAGCCATAGCCTATCGTAGACTGTGTTTCAATGGAGAATAGAAAGGCAGCCACAAATCCATTGACTTGGAGGACACATGGGGTGAAGTTGTCATCTCCGGCTGGATTATCCAAATCCCCGTGCAGTAAGGCAATGATCCAAAATGCCAAACCAAAGGCCAGCCAAGAAACGACAAACACAAGAGTGAAGACCACCAGCATCCAT containing:
- the kcnj12a gene encoding ATP-sensitive inward rectifier potassium channel 12, whose amino-acid sequence is MSVGRINRYSIVSSEEEALRLTTMHGMNGFGNGKIHTRRKCRNRFVKKNGQCNVQFANMDDKSQRYLADIFTTCVDIRWRWMLVVFTLVFVVSWLAFGLAFWIIALLHGDLDNPAGDDNFTPCVLQVNGFVAAFLFSIETQSTIGYGYRCVTEECPVAVFMVVFQSIVGCIIDCFMIGAIMAKMARPKKRAQTLLFSHNAVIAMRDRKLCLMWRVGNLRKSHIVEAHVRAQLIKPRITDEGEYIPLDQLDINVGFDKGLDRIFLVSPITILHEIDEESPLFGVSKQDLETSDFEIVVILEGMVEATAMTTQARSSYLASEILWGHRFEPVLFEEKNLYKVDYAHFHKTYEVPSTPRCSAKDMLENKFLVPSSNSFCYENELAFLNRDEEEEEEEDVGGGSRVLANLSPDRNSRHEFERLQATRTLDQRSYRRESEI